The proteins below come from a single Flavobacteriales bacterium genomic window:
- a CDS encoding acyl-CoA carboxylase subunit beta, which yields MSKKFKELDNKIAEAQKGGGEKRIKAQHDKGKLTARERIHFLIDEGTFEEIGMLVTHRSTNFGLDKQKILGDGVVTGYGRVNGRLVYVFAQDFTVLGGSLAEAHAQKICRIMDLAMQNGAPVIGLNDSGGARIQEGVVSLGGYADIFYRNTRASGVIPQLSAIMGPCAGGAVYSPALTDFIHMVEGTSYMFVTGPNVVKTVTLEEVTAEELGGASAHSTKSGVAHFTAANEIAVIKQLKDLLSYIPQNCEEEPPVIPYESSDEKRPDLNQIIPENPNQPYGIKEVISGVCDADSFMEVHKDYAENIVVGFARLAGKSIGIVANQPAFLAGVLNIEASQKAGRFVRFCDSFNIPLLVFEDVPGFLPGTDQEWNGIISHGAKLLYAFSEATVPRVTVITRKAYGGAYDVMNSKHIGADMNFAWPTAEIAVMGAKGAAEIIFRKEIASADDPAAKHAEKEAEYAELFAHPYNAAAREYVDEVIKPEVTREKLIRAFEMLKNKVDQLPKKKHGNIPL from the coding sequence ACTTCCTGATAGACGAAGGAACATTCGAAGAGATCGGAATGCTGGTCACTCACCGATCGACTAATTTTGGGCTGGACAAACAAAAGATCTTAGGGGACGGAGTAGTCACTGGATACGGTCGTGTCAACGGTCGGTTGGTGTATGTTTTTGCTCAAGATTTTACCGTATTAGGAGGCTCGTTGGCCGAAGCTCATGCTCAGAAGATCTGTCGGATCATGGATTTGGCGATGCAGAATGGCGCACCGGTGATCGGATTGAACGATTCGGGTGGTGCTCGTATTCAAGAAGGCGTTGTTTCGCTCGGTGGATATGCCGATATCTTCTACAGAAATACAAGGGCAAGCGGGGTAATTCCTCAGCTTTCGGCCATTATGGGACCTTGCGCCGGGGGTGCTGTATATAGCCCCGCATTAACGGACTTCATTCACATGGTAGAAGGAACTAGCTATATGTTCGTTACTGGTCCGAACGTGGTCAAGACGGTTACTCTTGAAGAAGTAACGGCCGAAGAGCTCGGAGGAGCCTCGGCGCATTCTACGAAAAGTGGGGTTGCTCATTTTACCGCTGCAAATGAGATCGCCGTTATTAAGCAATTAAAAGACTTGCTGAGCTATATCCCTCAAAACTGTGAGGAGGAACCGCCCGTGATTCCTTACGAAAGCTCAGATGAAAAGCGCCCTGATCTCAATCAGATAATTCCCGAAAACCCAAATCAGCCATACGGTATCAAAGAGGTTATCTCAGGAGTTTGCGATGCGGACTCGTTCATGGAAGTCCACAAGGACTACGCTGAGAACATCGTGGTTGGATTCGCTCGCTTGGCGGGTAAGAGCATTGGCATCGTGGCCAATCAACCGGCCTTTCTCGCCGGAGTACTGAACATCGAGGCCTCACAGAAGGCTGGTCGTTTTGTTCGTTTCTGCGATAGCTTTAATATTCCGCTATTGGTCTTTGAAGACGTACCTGGATTTTTGCCGGGTACCGATCAAGAATGGAACGGGATCATTAGCCATGGGGCAAAACTATTGTACGCCTTCAGCGAAGCCACCGTTCCACGTGTTACGGTGATCACTCGCAAGGCATATGGCGGTGCCTATGATGTAATGAATTCGAAGCATATCGGTGCCGATATGAACTTTGCCTGGCCAACGGCCGAGATTGCCGTAATGGGCGCCAAAGGTGCTGCGGAGATCATTTTCCGAAAAGAAATTGCCTCAGCGGACGACCCAGCAGCCAAGCACGCGGAGAAAGAAGCGGAATATGCGGAGCTCTTCGCCCATCCTTATAACGCTGCTGCACGTGAATATGTAGACGAAGTCATTAAACCGGAAGTCACCCGCGAAAAACTTATTCGCGCATTTGAGATGCTCAAGAACAAAGTAGATCAGTTGCCGAAGAAGAAACACGGGAACATTCCTTTATAA
- a CDS encoding redoxin domain-containing protein: MKKAISFVFAVIASASLMSFGSADSGNQLSIGDNMPMAHIKMAGVDGNEVNLREAMKPNGLLVIFTCNTCPFVLEWEETYNDLYEVASGNNMGMILVNSNEAKRTGDDSMEEMIAHAKAQNYAAPYVIDENHVVADAFGANTTPHVYLFDKNLSLIYTGCIDDRYENSEKAVTKTYLVDAMNAYSDKAAIDPAVTKNKGCSIKRVKK; this comes from the coding sequence ATGAAAAAAGCAATCTCCTTTGTGTTCGCCGTGATCGCGAGCGCTTCATTGATGTCCTTTGGGTCGGCTGATTCAGGAAACCAACTGTCGATCGGCGATAATATGCCTATGGCGCACATTAAAATGGCTGGAGTTGACGGCAATGAAGTCAATCTTCGCGAGGCCATGAAGCCAAACGGTTTGTTGGTGATCTTTACGTGTAACACCTGTCCCTTTGTTTTGGAATGGGAAGAAACGTACAACGACCTCTACGAGGTAGCTTCTGGAAACAACATGGGTATGATTCTCGTGAACTCCAATGAAGCTAAAAGAACCGGCGATGACAGCATGGAAGAAATGATCGCCCATGCCAAAGCGCAGAACTATGCCGCTCCTTACGTGATTGATGAGAATCATGTCGTGGCAGATGCATTTGGTGCCAACACGACTCCTCACGTGTACCTATTTGACAAAAACCTCAGCTTGATCTATACCGGTTGTATCGACGATCGTTATGAGAACAGCGAAAAGGCGGTTACTAAAACGTATTTAGTTGACGCAATGAACGCGTATTCAGATAAGGCCGCGATAGATCCGGCTGTGACGAAAAACAAAGGATGCAGTATTAAGCGCGTCAAAAAGTAA